In Ruminococcaceae bacterium BL-6, a genomic segment contains:
- a CDS encoding CBM_X domain-containing protein produces the protein MQVLWKEIHFDIASPPLPVILLILILLLGLVLSLLYYRFRNFGKKVDFSVRSPEEGDRPGPGEWEKQMLDLAESHSQVKLTGYSFVLNDHNQAAYQKLNKIRNSISAVSADIISLIPAARWLFDNFQMLYREIKKVRTLGIGYAVLPILKGKEYRNFPRIYVVAKKMVALSGGHLSEENISVMLKAYQRKIPLTDKEIWALPEVLGFCLLEEIIAVADEILRMIDVKSKAEKFLQDKLAGQQGPAGLSALLCKIEDSLGRSCSFHAHVIHLLKNMSFDEASIQRYLEYHFASRKKQVKTSGIFLEEGKIESFLETNIRTLIVSLRDINEVDEEKFFEEYSCLEKILSQDPDGIYQKMDLESRGMYRGVIVKLSLRHRLTEEKIAKDCLELAVQGRKDLHCSHHVGAYLVGKGYPVLKAKALGKPVPKIIREKANVKGFLYFLTLFLIFAGLSACLLYASRALGGLLDTGRHVVLLLAAVPLLLGISMEITNFIFTRRIKVKKIPSLNYLREIPDEARTFVVMPVIVSSKEQGLEYMNRLQKHYLANRQPNLYFALLLDFEDSPKQSMPKDAVIESALAARMQELNERYPSEHRRFSLFFRCRRWNEAENCYMGWERKRGKLEEFNHLLNGAAKEDTTFSSIYCDRELLTTFRYVITLDADTNLLRDNAAKLVGLIDHPLNQPILDPANQKVKEGYVIIQPSVRNHIADKNGSRFTKIFAGESGLAHYGAVISDIYQDIFNEAIYTGKGIYDIKTFYRVLQDKVPENRILSHDLFESCYARTAFSSTAKIMDNFPNSVLSFAKREHRWLRGDWQLLPWLFLKKAPDGKSLCALSKWKIFDNLRRSLVPLSKILLILLNLAWMPKAYYLWLPFVFFNDLFSLVILLLAVAAQKLIRPELAFVYKSFLKDLAVMLERAFLEFTITPYRAYIAADAIVRTLYRLFISKKNLLHWNTAEAVDASIVNTRKGYFLTMWSSLLPALALAVLLFTGNPGPAGLILTAIVIADWSAAFEIAYHISQPENRLHPRDPAQDRELLLDTARRTWLFFKELSTKENNWLCPDHYQISMAEKVSDKTSPTNIGLQFLAILSARDFGFETLSATVETVENLMGTVQKMLKWKGHLYNWYDIKTLEVLSPAYVSTVDSGNFLGHLVALKNGLFEQIDKPVYPAGFLSELRAAVRYSNEEIRLKTGDSAGNRLKAGYQSIGELTEDLSDIWESLNAVELRPPADYRWTRRLMSLIDSTVREMATLKRKEESFSSCPSLRRIAAGGNEFANGMIGRIQALGNQIDCLLANADFRFLFDEKRMLFHIGYHVSSHTLDDGCYDLMASESALTSYLAIALGQAPLKHWYKLGRPLTIVGGIPCFVSWSGTMFEYLMPNLVFKEYEGSAYAQTSRAAVLQQMKYAKEAGIPWGISESQYYRFDLNSNYQYKAFGVPKIRLQPVRRDSLVVAPYATMLALDVAGEECIRNLKRLKELGAFGAYGFYESVDFDVPNSVELTPYCIVKSYMAHHQGMNLAAINNYLNGGILRERFHAEMMIKASEVLLEEKRRSYLISIARQGYTIKIGKPLFKEDGYSNRYVNSAGVNPPAVDYLSNGKYSLMITSDGDGFSQYEDRMLYRWRPDIYANTGNYIYVKDMKQGKLWSAAYHPTRTEPDDYQAVFCPHRAEFKRRDGDVSTDMIVSLDADHNLEIRKVTFTNHGSQEKQLEVTSYVEVVDDTYPAELSHPAFNKLFLESEYLEEQEIFLTKRRRKKDEDNPYVMHLVRTGTKLCKKLEYENDRKRFIGRNNTLENPDSVVNSVAFNHAGFCNDPIMSLRAQFCIGAGESACISFITGVCGSREEAVKIAGELNVSYRIDDILEKFRLQKNLELKYLEITGPQLNAFQELISPVFYSSRVYRGPDENIRRNFMNQSFLWKFGVSGDHPILLLTVRSIEEERIVRDGLKAYEYLRMNHVMVDLIILIDSRHGYLQEVDEFINDMTSSLRIYDSGNEKPSFFTLHTYEMKPAEIDLLYTAARVVFSGKTGIYFTEEKENPRELLEKY, from the coding sequence TTGCAGGTCTTGTGGAAGGAAATTCATTTTGATATCGCTTCGCCGCCTCTGCCGGTTATTTTGCTGATCCTGATTTTATTGCTCGGCCTTGTCCTGTCCCTGCTGTATTACCGCTTTCGGAATTTTGGCAAAAAAGTGGATTTTTCGGTTCGTTCCCCGGAGGAAGGGGATCGGCCGGGCCCGGGCGAATGGGAGAAGCAGATGCTCGATCTGGCGGAAAGCCACAGTCAGGTCAAACTGACCGGATACAGCTTCGTTCTGAACGATCATAATCAGGCCGCCTATCAAAAACTGAATAAAATCAGAAACAGCATCTCCGCCGTATCCGCCGATATCATTTCCCTGATTCCGGCGGCGCGCTGGCTCTTTGACAATTTCCAGATGCTGTACCGGGAAATTAAAAAGGTGCGCACCCTGGGAATCGGCTATGCCGTACTGCCGATCCTGAAAGGGAAGGAATACCGCAACTTTCCCCGTATCTATGTCGTGGCAAAAAAGATGGTGGCTCTTTCCGGCGGACACCTGAGCGAGGAAAATATCTCCGTGATGCTGAAGGCTTATCAGCGGAAGATACCGCTTACGGACAAAGAAATCTGGGCCCTGCCGGAGGTGCTGGGCTTTTGCCTTCTGGAAGAGATCATTGCAGTCGCGGATGAGATCCTTCGTATGATCGATGTGAAATCGAAGGCGGAAAAATTCCTTCAGGATAAGCTGGCGGGTCAGCAGGGGCCGGCCGGCCTGTCGGCGCTGCTCTGCAAAATAGAGGACAGCCTGGGGCGGAGCTGCTCGTTCCACGCCCATGTGATCCATCTGCTGAAAAATATGTCCTTCGACGAGGCTTCCATCCAAAGATACCTGGAATATCATTTTGCTTCCCGGAAAAAACAGGTGAAGACCTCCGGCATCTTTCTGGAGGAAGGAAAGATCGAATCGTTTCTTGAGACGAATATCCGGACTTTGATCGTCAGCCTGAGGGATATCAACGAAGTGGATGAGGAGAAATTCTTTGAAGAATATTCCTGCCTGGAAAAGATCCTGTCACAGGATCCGGACGGGATCTATCAAAAGATGGATTTGGAATCCAGGGGCATGTACCGCGGGGTCATCGTCAAATTATCGCTCCGCCACCGGCTGACGGAGGAAAAGATCGCGAAGGACTGCCTGGAGCTGGCGGTTCAGGGAAGGAAGGACCTGCATTGTTCCCACCATGTGGGGGCCTATCTTGTGGGGAAGGGCTATCCGGTTCTGAAAGCGAAGGCGTTGGGGAAACCGGTCCCGAAGATCATCAGGGAAAAGGCGAATGTGAAGGGCTTCCTCTATTTCCTCACCCTGTTTCTGATCTTTGCGGGGCTGAGCGCCTGTTTGCTCTATGCTTCCCGGGCTCTTGGCGGGCTGCTGGATACCGGACGGCATGTCGTCCTCCTCCTGGCGGCGGTGCCGCTGCTGCTGGGCATTTCCATGGAGATCACGAATTTTATATTTACGAGAAGAATCAAAGTGAAGAAGATTCCTTCTCTGAACTATTTAAGGGAAATACCGGATGAAGCAAGAACCTTTGTGGTCATGCCGGTGATCGTTTCCTCGAAGGAGCAGGGCCTGGAATATATGAACCGCCTTCAAAAGCATTATCTGGCAAACCGGCAGCCGAACCTTTACTTTGCGCTGCTGCTCGATTTTGAGGATTCCCCGAAGCAGTCCATGCCGAAGGATGCGGTGATTGAAAGCGCTCTTGCCGCGCGCATGCAGGAACTGAACGAGCGCTATCCGTCGGAGCACCGGCGCTTTTCCCTGTTCTTCCGCTGCCGCAGATGGAATGAGGCGGAGAACTGCTACATGGGATGGGAGCGCAAGAGAGGAAAGCTGGAGGAGTTTAACCACCTTTTAAACGGGGCGGCAAAAGAGGATACCACCTTTTCCTCCATTTACTGCGACCGGGAGCTTCTGACCACCTTCCGGTATGTGATCACGCTGGATGCGGATACCAATCTGCTGCGCGACAATGCCGCGAAGCTGGTCGGGCTGATCGATCATCCTCTGAATCAGCCGATTCTGGATCCCGCCAATCAGAAGGTGAAGGAGGGCTACGTCATCATACAGCCCTCGGTAAGAAATCATATCGCCGATAAGAACGGCAGCAGGTTTACGAAAATTTTCGCGGGAGAATCGGGCCTTGCCCATTATGGGGCCGTCATATCGGACATCTACCAGGATATTTTCAACGAGGCGATTTATACCGGAAAGGGCATCTATGACATCAAAACCTTCTACAGGGTGCTTCAGGACAAGGTGCCGGAAAACCGGATTCTCAGCCACGACCTTTTTGAAAGCTGCTATGCGCGGACGGCTTTTTCCAGCACGGCCAAGATTATGGACAATTTTCCAAACAGCGTTTTATCCTTTGCCAAAAGGGAACACCGATGGCTGCGCGGGGACTGGCAGCTGCTGCCCTGGCTGTTTCTGAAAAAGGCTCCGGACGGGAAAAGCTTATGCGCGCTGTCGAAATGGAAAATCTTCGACAACCTGAGAAGAAGCCTGGTGCCCTTGAGCAAGATTCTGCTGATCCTGCTGAATCTGGCATGGATGCCGAAGGCATATTATCTTTGGCTGCCCTTCGTTTTCTTTAACGACCTGTTTTCCCTCGTGATTCTGCTGCTTGCAGTGGCCGCCCAAAAGCTGATCCGGCCGGAGCTCGCCTTTGTTTATAAAAGCTTTTTAAAGGACCTTGCCGTGATGCTGGAAAGGGCGTTCCTGGAGTTTACAATCACGCCCTACCGCGCTTATATCGCAGCCGACGCGATTGTCAGAACCCTGTACCGGCTCTTTATCAGCAAAAAGAATCTGCTTCACTGGAACACGGCGGAAGCGGTGGATGCCTCCATCGTCAATACCAGAAAGGGATATTTCCTCACCATGTGGAGCTCCCTTCTTCCGGCGCTTGCGCTTGCGGTCCTTTTATTTACGGGAAATCCGGGCCCCGCGGGATTGATCCTGACGGCGATCGTCATCGCCGACTGGAGCGCTGCCTTTGAAATCGCGTACCACATCAGCCAGCCGGAAAACAGGCTTCATCCGAGGGATCCGGCACAGGACAGGGAGCTGCTTCTGGATACCGCGCGCAGGACCTGGCTGTTTTTCAAGGAGCTTTCCACAAAGGAAAACAACTGGCTCTGTCCGGACCATTACCAGATCTCCATGGCTGAAAAAGTCAGCGATAAAACATCGCCCACCAATATCGGGCTTCAGTTTCTGGCGATCCTGTCAGCTAGGGATTTTGGGTTTGAAACGCTGAGCGCCACGGTGGAAACCGTTGAAAATCTGATGGGCACGGTTCAGAAAATGCTGAAATGGAAAGGGCATCTCTATAACTGGTATGATATCAAAACCCTTGAGGTGCTCAGCCCCGCCTATGTGTCGACCGTAGACAGCGGCAACTTCCTGGGGCATCTGGTCGCCCTGAAAAACGGCCTTTTCGAGCAGATCGACAAGCCGGTCTATCCGGCTGGTTTTCTGTCCGAGCTAAGGGCTGCAGTCCGGTACAGCAATGAGGAAATCCGGCTGAAAACGGGCGATTCTGCCGGAAACAGGCTCAAAGCCGGGTATCAAAGTATAGGGGAACTGACGGAAGATCTCTCTGACATCTGGGAAAGCTTAAACGCGGTGGAGCTCAGGCCTCCCGCGGATTACCGCTGGACCAGGCGCCTGATGAGCCTCATCGACAGCACCGTCAGGGAAATGGCGACCTTAAAGCGGAAGGAAGAGAGCTTTTCTTCCTGCCCCTCGCTCCGCCGCATTGCGGCGGGGGGAAACGAATTTGCGAACGGCATGATCGGCCGGATCCAAGCGCTCGGCAATCAAATAGACTGCCTTCTGGCAAATGCCGACTTCCGCTTTTTATTCGACGAAAAGAGGATGCTGTTCCATATCGGGTATCATGTCTCCTCGCACACGCTGGACGACGGATGCTACGACCTGATGGCGTCGGAATCGGCGCTCACGAGCTACCTTGCGATCGCCCTGGGGCAGGCGCCGCTGAAGCACTGGTACAAGCTGGGAAGGCCCCTGACGATTGTCGGCGGCATCCCGTGCTTCGTATCCTGGAGCGGCACGATGTTCGAGTATCTGATGCCGAATCTTGTGTTCAAGGAATATGAAGGCTCCGCCTACGCGCAGACTTCCAGGGCGGCGGTGCTTCAGCAGATGAAGTATGCGAAGGAGGCGGGCATCCCTTGGGGAATCTCGGAATCCCAGTATTACCGCTTCGACTTAAACTCCAATTACCAGTACAAAGCCTTCGGCGTTCCGAAGATCAGGCTCCAGCCGGTCCGCAGGGACTCCCTGGTGGTCGCTCCCTATGCGACGATGCTGGCGCTGGATGTCGCGGGAGAGGAATGCATCAGAAATTTAAAGCGGCTGAAGGAATTGGGCGCCTTCGGCGCTTACGGGTTCTATGAGTCGGTCGATTTCGACGTGCCGAATTCCGTGGAGCTGACCCCTTACTGTATCGTAAAATCCTATATGGCGCATCATCAGGGGATGAATCTGGCGGCCATCAATAATTATCTGAACGGGGGCATCCTGCGGGAGAGGTTCCATGCGGAGATGATGATCAAGGCCTCGGAAGTCCTGCTGGAAGAAAAGCGCCGGTCCTATCTGATTTCGATCGCCCGGCAGGGATATACGATCAAAATCGGAAAGCCCCTTTTTAAAGAAGACGGTTACAGCAACCGGTATGTCAACAGCGCGGGCGTGAATCCGCCGGCTGTGGATTATCTTTCAAACGGGAAGTATTCCCTGATGATCACGTCGGATGGGGATGGCTTCAGTCAATATGAGGATCGGATGCTTTACCGCTGGCGGCCGGATATTTACGCGAATACAGGTAATTATATCTATGTTAAGGACATGAAGCAGGGGAAGCTCTGGAGCGCCGCTTATCATCCGACGAGAACGGAGCCGGATGACTACCAGGCGGTTTTCTGCCCGCACCGGGCCGAATTCAAACGCAGGGACGGGGACGTTTCAACCGACATGATCGTGAGCCTGGATGCGGACCATAACCTTGAGATACGCAAGGTTACGTTCACCAACCACGGAAGTCAGGAAAAGCAGCTGGAAGTGACCAGCTATGTGGAGGTGGTGGACGACACCTATCCGGCGGAGCTGAGCCATCCAGCGTTCAATAAGCTCTTTCTGGAAAGCGAGTATCTGGAAGAGCAGGAAATCTTCCTTACCAAAAGACGGCGGAAAAAGGATGAGGACAATCCTTATGTGATGCATCTGGTAAGAACGGGGACGAAGCTGTGCAAAAAGCTGGAATATGAAAATGACAGGAAACGATTTATCGGAAGAAACAATACCCTGGAAAATCCGGATTCCGTGGTGAACAGCGTCGCGTTCAATCATGCGGGCTTTTGCAACGATCCGATTATGAGCCTGCGGGCACAGTTCTGCATCGGGGCGGGGGAATCCGCCTGCATTTCTTTTATTACCGGGGTGTGCGGCAGCCGTGAGGAAGCGGTCAAAATCGCGGGGGAATTGAACGTAAGCTACCGGATCGATGATATTCTGGAAAAATTCAGGCTTCAAAAGAACCTGGAGCTGAAGTATCTGGAGATTACCGGCCCCCAGCTGAACGCCTTTCAGGAGCTGATCAGCCCGGTCTTCTATTCTTCGCGCGTTTACCGGGGGCCGGATGAAAATATCAGGCGGAACTTCATGAACCAGAGCTTCCTGTGGAAATTCGGCGTGTCCGGTGATCATCCCATTCTGCTTTTGACCGTCCGGTCCATCGAAGAGGAAAGAATCGTGCGGGATGGATTGAAGGCTTACGAATATCTGAGGATGAACCATGTGATGGTGGATCTGATTATCCTGATCGATTCCAGGCACGGATATCTTCAGGAGGTGGATGAGTTCATCAACGACATGACGAGCTCTCTTCGGATTTATGATTCCGGAAACGAGAAGCCGAGCTTTTTCACCCTGCATACGTACGAGATGAAACCGGCGGAGATCGATTTGCTGTATACGGCGGCACGGGTTGTGTTTTCAGGGAAGACGGGAATTTATTTTACCGAGGAAAAAGAAAACCCGCGTGAACTGCTTGAGAAATATTAG
- a CDS encoding S-adenosyl-L-methionine-dependent methyltransferase, with translation MAKAAAKTGAGPTVLVAVEQYFPKRERIIDDDLAGKILPSGRTLLSMAKSGLIRNWMIRISEKSTPGMWGCMVCRKRYIDEKVREAHHEIEAVVNLGAGYDTRAFRLQELSKIPVWELDQPETIESKRSRLCKIFGEIPPRVHLVAMDFDHEKLENVLESSGYSLDKRTFFIWEAVTQYLTQEGIRATFNFLSGAERGSRLALTYVRQDFLDGRAKYRWETFYKKFVEKDKTWIFGMEPEAWPDFLKAYGWREIEDIGYGELAERYVKPTGRTLSSTPIERIVYAEKL, from the coding sequence ATGGCAAAAGCGGCTGCCAAGACGGGGGCAGGCCCGACAGTGCTGGTCGCTGTCGAACAGTATTTTCCCAAAAGGGAACGTATCATTGATGATGATTTGGCCGGTAAAATTTTGCCGTCGGGCAGAACCCTTTTATCGATGGCAAAATCCGGTTTGATCCGGAACTGGATGATCCGCATCAGCGAAAAAAGCACTCCCGGAATGTGGGGGTGTATGGTGTGCAGAAAGCGCTATATTGATGAAAAGGTCAGGGAGGCGCACCATGAGATAGAAGCAGTCGTAAACCTTGGCGCGGGGTATGATACGCGTGCGTTCCGGCTGCAGGAGCTTTCGAAAATACCCGTATGGGAGCTGGATCAGCCTGAAACGATTGAATCCAAGCGGTCGAGGCTTTGTAAAATATTCGGAGAGATTCCTCCCCGCGTTCATCTCGTAGCGATGGATTTCGACCATGAAAAGCTTGAGAACGTCCTGGAATCCTCCGGCTACTCTCTGGATAAGCGTACGTTTTTTATCTGGGAGGCTGTCACTCAGTACCTGACGCAGGAAGGGATCCGGGCCACCTTCAATTTTTTATCCGGGGCAGAGCGGGGCAGCCGCCTTGCGCTGACATATGTCCGTCAGGATTTTCTGGATGGACGGGCCAAGTATAGATGGGAAACGTTCTATAAAAAGTTTGTGGAAAAAGATAAAACCTGGATTTTCGGGATGGAGCCGGAGGCATGGCCGGATTTTCTGAAGGCATATGGATGGCGGGAAATCGAGGATATCGGTTACGGCGAGCTTGCCGAGAGATATGTGAAACCCACCGGCCGAACGCTTTCTTCCACGCCGATTGAACGGATTGTCTATGCAGAAAAGTTATAA
- a CDS encoding Cysteine methyltransferase: MSPFFKQVYGIVEQIPYGKVASYGQIARMLGRPRAAREVGWAMRCCPDGLPWQRVVMKDGAIAGGIYADMRRAVLKAEGVAFLPDGRVDMDLCNWLG, from the coding sequence ATGTCCCCATTCTTTAAGCAGGTATACGGCATTGTAGAACAGATACCTTATGGGAAGGTGGCCTCATACGGTCAGATTGCGCGTATGTTGGGACGGCCCCGTGCGGCGCGGGAGGTCGGATGGGCCATGCGGTGCTGTCCTGACGGGTTGCCTTGGCAGAGGGTGGTCATGAAGGATGGTGCGATTGCGGGCGGTATTTATGCGGATATGCGCAGAGCCGTTCTTAAAGCTGAAGGAGTGGCGTTTCTGCCTGACGGCCGTGTCGATATGGACTTATGCAATTGGTTAGGCTGA
- a CDS encoding Uncharacterized RNA methyltransferase CTC_02481, giving the protein MDLKKNDMAEIEITGLTSSGSGVGRVRNIAVFVPGAAVGDRLQIKILKTAKTYAFGKIEKILVPSEDRVDPECPCFYPCGGCAFRHISYRAELAAKEQRVRDAMSRIGGLEDLTILPILGSEHPDGYRNKAQIPIGRAADGKITMGFYASRSHRIVRCERCLLQPEPFELAAHIFEKWAQTSGESVYDETTGKGKLRHLYLRFAEATGEMMVCVVVNGNGLRGERELSDALRAGVPGLKSVMIDSNREKTNVVLGKKLRTVWGQDFITDRLCGLEFRISPLSFYQVNRSQAERLYRLAARYAGLSGCETLLDLYCGTGTIGLSMAKDARRVIGVEVVEQAVKDAEANAARNQIGNAEFLCMDAAKAAEQLEQQGTRPDVIVLDPPRKGCSRELISTVARMSPDRIVYVSCDPATLARDLKLFSGLGYRAEELTPVDMFPRTEHVECCCLLKRSIKE; this is encoded by the coding sequence ATGGATCTGAAGAAAAACGACATGGCGGAAATTGAAATCACGGGGCTTACCTCAAGCGGCAGCGGGGTGGGAAGGGTCAGAAATATCGCTGTGTTCGTGCCGGGCGCGGCCGTGGGGGACCGCCTTCAGATTAAGATTCTCAAAACGGCGAAGACTTATGCGTTCGGTAAGATCGAGAAGATCCTTGTCCCGTCCGAAGACAGGGTGGACCCGGAATGCCCCTGCTTTTATCCGTGCGGGGGATGCGCTTTCCGCCATATTTCGTACCGGGCGGAGCTTGCGGCAAAGGAGCAGCGGGTGAGGGACGCCATGAGCAGGATCGGCGGGCTGGAAGATCTGACGATCCTGCCGATTTTGGGCTCGGAGCATCCGGATGGCTACCGCAATAAAGCGCAGATCCCGATCGGCCGCGCGGCGGACGGAAAAATCACGATGGGCTTCTACGCGAGCCGAAGCCACCGGATCGTCCGCTGCGAGCGGTGCCTTCTTCAGCCGGAGCCGTTTGAATTGGCAGCGCATATTTTTGAAAAATGGGCGCAGACGAGCGGAGAATCCGTTTATGACGAAACTACGGGGAAGGGGAAGCTGCGCCATCTTTACCTGCGCTTTGCGGAAGCGACCGGCGAGATGATGGTCTGCGTCGTCGTGAACGGGAACGGCCTGCGCGGGGAGCGGGAGCTTTCGGATGCCCTGCGCGCCGGGGTGCCCGGCCTGAAAAGCGTGATGATCGACAGCAACCGGGAAAAGACCAACGTGGTGCTGGGGAAAAAGCTCCGCACCGTATGGGGGCAGGATTTTATCACGGACCGCCTTTGCGGGCTGGAGTTCCGGATTTCGCCGCTTTCGTTTTACCAGGTCAACCGCAGCCAGGCGGAGCGCCTGTACCGCCTGGCCGCGCGGTACGCGGGCCTTTCGGGGTGCGAAACTTTGCTGGACCTGTACTGCGGCACCGGCACCATCGGCCTTTCCATGGCGAAGGATGCCCGGCGGGTGATCGGCGTGGAGGTGGTGGAGCAGGCGGTGAAGGATGCCGAGGCGAACGCCGCGCGCAATCAGATCGGAAATGCGGAATTTCTCTGCATGGATGCGGCCAAGGCGGCGGAGCAGCTGGAACAGCAGGGAACCCGCCCCGACGTAATCGTGCTGGATCCGCCCCGCAAGGGATGTTCCCGCGAGCTGATTTCCACGGTCGCCCGGATGAGCCCGGATCGCATCGTCTACGTTTCCTGCGACCCCGCCACTCTCGCTCGCGACCTGAAGCTCTTTTCCGGCCTCGGCTACCGCGCGGAAGAGCTGACCCCCGTGGATATGTTCCCCAGGACGGAACACGTTGAGTGCTGTTGTTTGCTGAAACGCTCGATTAAGGAGTGA
- a CDS encoding protein of unknown function (Evidence 5 : Unknown function) codes for MNNPFRFVNDNKYQNLFYCNLDKTEIQY; via the coding sequence ATGAATAATCCATTCCGATTTGTCAATGATAATAAATATCAAAACCTATTTTACTGCAATTTAGATAAAACGGAGATTCAGTATTAA
- a CDS encoding Dockerin domain-containing protein, with amino-acid sequence MKKAHRLVPFAAALSTALLLLFFTASIFAEQSDAIIPVILPEDFSDPENLHLTSCGEGRFAVSGTEGQKSFATLLDSSGAALDTVSVDFECTYTFSRKDRFYFVCPMKMGKNPVVSGIRIISYFLSGDSFAYGDAVILPNVFATGINEFYADDDGNFYSTNNLSPDSLLAFDKTGELLLQVQTKRGAFSSICISPGDTLYAMYTGDSRIGVLPLPMRGEGDLPLLDSSLPVPVFRFLDETTVLDGAGTLFSVSADTGVFSVLSETGGQCECACILPDGEAVVKTAEDAALEFRDGNAAAQYRFGGTLLDLAGSGETTAALVRTEDGLTFAPLSQVPKEDIESSNPDSGEPDSVSEPSAPESIPGIESEKYRIDRALQRIYIPQKTIYAVVKDSIRIPDGVLRAEKPNGTALTGGYVMTGACLNAVVDGETTDSLTVIVPGDLTGTGSISSTDSRLLYRFLNGSADLDGNAFAAADFDGDDRLTTADLLTLKKKIQESP; translated from the coding sequence ATGAAAAAAGCACACCGCCTCGTCCCGTTTGCGGCGGCACTTTCCACCGCCTTGCTGCTTCTGTTTTTTACCGCTTCCATTTTCGCCGAGCAATCGGATGCAATCATTCCCGTGATTTTGCCGGAAGACTTTTCCGACCCGGAAAATCTTCACCTGACCTCCTGCGGGGAGGGCCGGTTCGCCGTATCGGGAACCGAGGGGCAGAAAAGCTTCGCCACGCTGCTCGACAGCTCCGGGGCCGCTTTGGATACCGTCTCTGTGGACTTTGAATGCACCTATACCTTTTCCCGAAAAGACCGGTTTTATTTTGTGTGTCCCATGAAAATGGGGAAAAATCCGGTCGTCTCCGGCATCCGGATCATCTCCTATTTTCTTTCCGGCGATTCGTTCGCGTACGGGGATGCGGTGATCCTTCCGAATGTTTTTGCCACCGGCATCAATGAATTTTACGCGGACGACGACGGCAACTTTTATTCCACCAACAACCTCAGCCCGGATTCCTTACTGGCCTTTGACAAAACCGGGGAGCTTCTCCTGCAGGTGCAGACAAAGCGCGGCGCCTTTTCCTCCATCTGCATCTCCCCCGGCGACACGCTTTACGCGATGTACACCGGGGACAGCCGGATCGGGGTTCTGCCGCTTCCCATGCGGGGGGAAGGGGACCTTCCCCTTCTGGACAGCAGCCTTCCCGTCCCGGTGTTCCGGTTTTTGGATGAAACAACGGTTCTGGACGGCGCCGGAACCCTTTTTTCCGTCTCCGCCGACACCGGCGTTTTCTCCGTGCTTTCCGAAACGGGCGGCCAATGCGAATGCGCCTGTATCCTTCCGGATGGAGAAGCCGTCGTAAAGACCGCAGAGGATGCCGCGCTGGAATTCCGGGACGGAAATGCGGCGGCGCAGTACCGGTTCGGCGGAACGCTTCTGGATCTGGCGGGCAGCGGGGAAACGACGGCGGCGCTGGTACGCACGGAGGATGGGCTGACGTTCGCCCCCCTCTCTCAGGTCCCGAAGGAGGACATCGAAAGCTCCAATCCCGACAGCGGGGAGCCGGATTCGGTCAGCGAGCCTTCCGCCCCGGAAAGCATCCCCGGAATCGAAAGCGAAAAATACCGGATCGACCGGGCCCTCCAGCGGATTTACATCCCGCAAAAAACGATCTATGCCGTTGTGAAAGACTCGATCCGCATTCCGGACGGGGTTTTGCGCGCCGAAAAACCGAACGGAACGGCGCTGACCGGCGGCTATGTGATGACGGGCGCGTGCCTGAACGCCGTTGTGGACGGCGAAACCACGGACAGCCTGACCGTGATCGTGCCCGGCGACCTGACCGGGACGGGCAGTATTTCCTCAACGGACAGCCGCCTGCTCTACCGTTTTCTGAACGGCTCTGCGGATCTGGATGGGAACGCGTTCGCCGCGGCCGATTTCGACGGCGACGACCGGCTCACGACCGCGGACCTTCTGACTTTGAAAAAGAAAATTCAGGAATCCCCTTGA
- a CDS encoding UDP-N-acetylglucosamine pyrophosphorylase: MNTVKTADLFDFAHTLAAPLLKECEYPWLALPRIGEFIRKTGPLLPKEEYEQRGDDVWVARSAKVAPTASITGPAIIGPETEVRHCAFIRGNALVGAGCVVGNSTELKNVILFDNVQVPHYNYVGDSILGYHSHMGAGSITSNVKSDKTLVKVDAGNGRMETGLKKFGAMLGDFVEIGCNSVMNPGTVIGRHCMVYPLSMVRGTVPENHIYKNAQNIILKK; the protein is encoded by the coding sequence ATGAATACGGTAAAAACAGCAGATCTTTTCGACTTTGCGCATACGCTGGCCGCCCCGCTTCTGAAGGAATGCGAATACCCGTGGCTGGCCCTGCCCCGGATCGGGGAATTCATCCGGAAAACGGGCCCCCTCCTTCCCAAAGAGGAATATGAACAGCGCGGCGACGACGTGTGGGTCGCGCGCTCCGCAAAGGTCGCCCCGACCGCCTCCATCACCGGCCCGGCGATCATCGGCCCGGAAACGGAGGTGCGCCACTGCGCGTTCATCCGCGGAAACGCCCTGGTGGGGGCCGGCTGCGTGGTGGGCAATTCCACGGAGCTGAAAAACGTGATCCTGTTCGACAACGTGCAGGTCCCCCACTATAATTACGTCGGGGATTCCATTCTGGGCTATCATTCCCACATGGGGGCCGGCTCCATCACCTCGAACGTCAAGTCCGACAAGACGCTGGTCAAGGTGGACGCCGGAAACGGCCGCATGGAAACGGGCCTGAAGAAATTCGGCGCCATGCTCGGCGACTTTGTCGAAATCGGCTGCAACAGCGTGATGAACCCGGGAACCGTGATCGGGCGTCACTGCATGGTCTATCCGCTCTCCATGGTGCGCGGGACCGTTCCGGAAAATCACATTTACAAAAACGCACAAAATATTATCCTGAAAAAATAA